The following are encoded in a window of Nibricoccus aquaticus genomic DNA:
- a CDS encoding cellulase family glycosylhydrolase, giving the protein MLPVSSRFLTALCHTRVPFVFFALLLTSFAQTFNHELNPGANWAAGMPNPVITLDSNGAPSPAMSTVSSYLHGSWHTAYGRTVTFTATLPSAAKIGLIARGVSSSGTKTVVLKEAGVELARHTFTVAETWEVLVTAGTHTFTFENVGEDWVDISTYYLRDSGGVQPPGSVTATVTAFSWLTSSVPAYAKAEAAITLSRTYTNPYDPDIVSVDALVTGPGGITYTLPAFWYEPVTWETRTLGTYANFTAPSAGSWRIRLTPEAAGAWSVAIRITDTLGQTTSAAQPLQVTAATATGFVALDATDRQGFRFDNGDPFIPLGFNLCWNDGSLGTFFSHYFGKMAANGCNWTRVWMTPFARQSIEWSADHWFGPYAGLGRYAQEPAALMDFVIDQATTSGVYLQMVLEHHGLYSTTTNPMWSENPYNTAKGGTLASPAQFFTDTGAIAQAKKKYRYIVARWSYSPHVLAWELFNEANFTNGTNADVASWHRTMSTYLKSIDPYGHLVTTSTSRAQLDLLDTHPAIDVLQEHTYADPIAQAVATLDDDLLAHYAKPVAIGEYGSGTWPNAPYAGPHPDTWGDHIRQCSWIGSLKRVPNMFWFWDDYLQRYDLFSAYQPLARFWSGEDPRHLTNSTPALAINGVTTTTLRGYALQNPTSAYAYVLDRSFGEWAASPPAVTGATLTLNGLTAGNWQIYFFNPQTGAQQTGPLLTATTGTELTISLPAFTKDLALKLRPTASRETYAQWRGRLFHPAEIVSGLAEKSSVLGGGTENNLLKYALGHQSPATPLAPAQHPELLPASATTRVFRFPTPATGVTYRVQTSTDLITWTTVQTLSEPTDLTTNVTLTVPLNAPRFFARLEVAD; this is encoded by the coding sequence ATGCTTCCCGTCTCGTCACGTTTCCTCACGGCGCTTTGCCACACCCGCGTTCCTTTCGTTTTCTTCGCGCTGCTCCTGACAAGTTTCGCGCAGACGTTTAACCACGAGCTCAACCCCGGCGCCAACTGGGCCGCCGGCATGCCCAATCCAGTCATCACACTCGACTCCAACGGCGCGCCTTCGCCGGCGATGTCCACCGTCTCGTCCTATCTCCACGGCAGCTGGCACACCGCTTATGGCCGTACTGTGACGTTTACCGCCACACTTCCGAGCGCCGCCAAGATCGGCCTGATAGCGCGCGGGGTGTCTTCCTCCGGGACAAAAACCGTCGTGCTCAAGGAAGCCGGTGTCGAACTTGCCCGCCATACGTTCACCGTCGCGGAAACCTGGGAGGTGCTCGTCACCGCCGGAACCCACACGTTCACGTTCGAAAACGTCGGCGAAGACTGGGTCGATATCTCCACCTACTACCTGCGCGACTCCGGCGGCGTGCAGCCGCCCGGCTCGGTCACCGCAACCGTCACTGCCTTTTCCTGGCTCACCTCTTCCGTGCCCGCCTACGCCAAGGCCGAAGCAGCGATCACGCTCTCGCGCACCTACACCAATCCCTACGATCCCGACATCGTGTCCGTCGACGCCCTCGTCACCGGCCCGGGCGGCATCACCTACACACTGCCGGCCTTCTGGTACGAACCGGTCACTTGGGAGACGCGCACGCTCGGCACCTACGCCAATTTCACCGCTCCCAGCGCCGGCTCGTGGCGCATCCGCCTCACTCCCGAAGCCGCCGGTGCCTGGTCCGTCGCTATCCGGATAACCGATACACTCGGCCAGACCACGTCTGCCGCGCAGCCGCTTCAAGTCACCGCGGCGACCGCGACCGGTTTCGTCGCTCTCGACGCGACCGATCGGCAGGGTTTTCGCTTCGACAACGGCGATCCGTTCATACCGCTCGGCTTCAACCTCTGCTGGAATGACGGCTCCCTCGGTACGTTTTTCTCCCACTACTTCGGCAAGATGGCCGCCAACGGCTGCAACTGGACCCGCGTCTGGATGACGCCCTTTGCCCGCCAGTCTATCGAGTGGAGCGCCGATCACTGGTTCGGTCCCTATGCAGGCCTCGGCCGCTACGCGCAGGAACCGGCCGCGCTCATGGACTTCGTTATCGACCAAGCCACCACCTCCGGCGTGTACCTCCAGATGGTTCTGGAACACCACGGACTCTACTCGACGACCACAAACCCCATGTGGAGCGAGAATCCCTACAACACCGCCAAAGGCGGCACGCTCGCCTCGCCCGCGCAGTTTTTCACCGATACCGGCGCCATCGCCCAGGCGAAGAAAAAATACCGCTACATCGTCGCCCGCTGGAGCTACTCGCCGCATGTGCTCGCGTGGGAGCTCTTCAACGAAGCCAACTTCACCAACGGCACCAACGCCGACGTCGCTAGCTGGCATCGCACGATGTCCACCTATCTCAAGTCTATCGACCCGTACGGACACCTCGTCACGACCAGCACCTCGCGCGCACAACTCGACCTACTCGACACGCACCCCGCCATCGACGTGCTCCAGGAACACACCTACGCCGATCCCATCGCCCAGGCCGTCGCCACACTCGACGACGATCTCCTCGCGCACTACGCGAAGCCCGTCGCCATCGGCGAGTACGGTTCCGGCACCTGGCCAAACGCGCCCTATGCTGGGCCGCACCCCGATACATGGGGCGACCACATCCGCCAGTGCAGCTGGATCGGCAGTCTGAAACGCGTGCCCAACATGTTTTGGTTCTGGGACGACTACCTCCAACGCTACGATCTATTCTCCGCTTATCAGCCGCTCGCCCGCTTCTGGTCCGGCGAAGACCCACGCCACCTCACGAACTCCACGCCCGCGCTCGCCATCAATGGCGTTACTACCACCACACTACGCGGCTACGCTCTGCAAAATCCCACCAGCGCCTACGCCTACGTCCTCGACCGCAGCTTCGGCGAATGGGCTGCGAGTCCACCAGCCGTGACCGGTGCCACGCTCACGCTCAACGGACTCACCGCGGGCAACTGGCAGATTTATTTCTTCAATCCGCAAACCGGCGCGCAACAAACCGGCCCGTTGCTCACAGCCACGACAGGAACTGAGCTGACGATTTCCCTGCCCGCCTTCACCAAAGATCTCGCGTTGAAACTCCGCCCGACCGCCTCACGCGAAACCTACGCGCAATGGCGAGGCCGCTTGTTCCACCCGGCGGAGATCGTCTCCGGCCTCGCTGAAAAATCCTCCGTCCTCGGCGGAGGCACCGAAAATAATCTGCTGAAATACGCTCTCGGTCACCAAAGCCCCGCGACACCACTCGCGCCCGCGCAACATCCCGAGCTCCTGCCGGCCTCAGCGACCACGCGCGTCTTTCGCTTCCCAACACCGGCGACCGGCGTGACCTATCGCGTGCAAACCTCGACCGACCTGATCACGTGGACGACGGTTCAAACATTGTCGGAGCCGACCGATCTCACGACTAATGTCACGCTCACCGTTCCCCTCAACGCCCCACGCTTCTTCGCCCGCCTCGAAGTGGCGGATTGA
- a CDS encoding sensor histidine kinase, producing the protein MISPVIGESFLSPTHPVASAPLTSRPATALPRARLLLLTAATGALLIAILTFMVLRFAGDLRGEIRQKLIERDATVLHPFAAQQLLESEAANSTLLPGSVAALTAVLKSARQPGMLAVAVFDEEGRTLQTVPSSMPFVELPWEDFSVLLSGDTISRYHPAFPLDEHFTGLAPGTRAPVLEVLLPLNGGGIGLLAGFARYYIDARPLTAELAIIDQRVNRQAAATLSIGSGLIILVLTGAHLGLRRAQRTIAERNERLMRTNFELTLSAKASALGQITSHLIHGLQGPVAGLRAVVADREGEAWKHAAAYTTQLQALIQEAVELLGEERSQAVYELTGREIADTIQRRNRAAALEKGVELAVSEKFSHALDNHRSSLLCLIAANLIQNAIAATPRGRRIDVSLIKGEGLLTLAVADQGPGIPPEIQTRLFEPGRSTRPGGTGLGLAISHLLARQLGGELALAHSSPNGATFQLRLPLA; encoded by the coding sequence ATGATCTCACCCGTCATCGGCGAATCGTTTTTGTCTCCCACCCACCCCGTGGCCTCCGCCCCACTTACATCACGCCCCGCTACCGCCCTCCCCCGCGCGCGTCTCCTGCTGCTCACGGCCGCCACCGGCGCGCTCCTCATCGCCATATTGACCTTCATGGTCCTGCGCTTCGCCGGCGACCTGCGCGGCGAGATCCGCCAGAAACTCATCGAGCGCGACGCCACCGTCCTCCACCCGTTCGCCGCCCAGCAACTCCTCGAAAGCGAAGCCGCCAACTCCACCCTGCTCCCCGGCTCCGTCGCCGCCCTCACCGCCGTCCTCAAAAGCGCCCGCCAGCCCGGCATGTTGGCCGTCGCCGTCTTCGACGAAGAGGGCCGCACCCTGCAAACCGTCCCGTCCTCGATGCCTTTCGTCGAACTCCCGTGGGAGGATTTCTCGGTGCTCCTCAGCGGCGATACCATCAGCCGCTACCACCCGGCTTTCCCCCTCGACGAACACTTCACCGGCCTCGCCCCCGGCACACGCGCCCCCGTACTTGAAGTCCTGTTACCGCTCAACGGCGGCGGCATCGGTCTGCTCGCCGGCTTCGCCCGTTACTACATCGACGCCCGCCCGCTCACCGCCGAGCTCGCCATCATCGACCAGCGCGTCAACCGCCAGGCCGCCGCCACCCTCTCCATCGGCAGCGGCCTCATCATCCTCGTCCTCACCGGCGCCCACCTCGGCCTGCGCCGCGCCCAGCGCACCATCGCCGAGCGCAACGAGCGCCTCATGCGGACCAACTTCGAGCTCACCCTCTCCGCCAAAGCCTCCGCCCTCGGCCAGATCACCAGCCACCTCATCCACGGCCTCCAGGGCCCCGTCGCCGGCCTGCGCGCCGTCGTCGCCGACCGCGAAGGCGAAGCCTGGAAACACGCCGCCGCCTACACCACGCAGCTCCAGGCGCTCATCCAGGAAGCTGTCGAACTCCTCGGCGAGGAACGCTCCCAGGCCGTGTACGAACTCACCGGTCGCGAGATCGCCGATACGATCCAGCGGCGCAACCGCGCCGCCGCTCTCGAAAAAGGCGTCGAACTCGCCGTCAGCGAAAAATTCTCCCACGCGCTCGACAACCACCGCAGCAGTCTCCTCTGCCTCATCGCCGCCAACCTCATCCAAAACGCCATCGCCGCTACTCCGCGCGGCCGCCGCATCGATGTCTCCCTCATCAAGGGCGAAGGCCTTCTCACTCTCGCCGTCGCCGATCAAGGCCCCGGCATTCCGCCAGAAATTCAGACGCGTCTCTTCGAACCCGGCCGCTCGACCCGCCCCGGCGGCACCGGACTCGGCCTCGCCATTTCCCACCTCCTCGCCCGCCAGCTCGGCGGCGAACTCGCCCTCGCGCACAGCAGCCCCAACGGCGCGACCTTCCAGCTGCGTCTGCCACTGGCTTGA